TTACAAAgagcctttttaaaatatgttttttttatatcgtTGCTAAAGGAGAGGAACTTTTGTTGAACCAGTTTTTATTTCCTCACACCTCTCTAGCAGAGTCCTCCCTAGCTGAGATCCAAACTCAACCTCAAAGTCCTGTCttcaaacacaagaaaaacttCAAGATCTGGTTTAGCCCCCGAAGCCGCAAGGTACGCTGCACAGTGCAGAAGCCTTCAGAGGTCACCGTACCGGAGAGCACATCTCCTGGAAAAACGGCTGCAGCAAAGCTAGACACCTTTACTGCTCCAAGTCAGGACTTGTCAGTTTTCAATTTCACCCCGTCCTCCCAAGACTCAGACTGTTCCTCTTCTGAgcgatgcaaaaatgaaaaaaggaagaagagatcAACTAAGAAAACAGCCCCGAGCAGGAAGGTTTCGGTGCTTGGAGCCACTGAGGCCACACGGAAACAGAGCAAccagaagatgatgaagaacaGGCTGGTGGCTATAAACCAGCAATGGGGGACTACCGAAGAGATGGATGCTTTAAAGGAAAAGGAGCTGTCCCACGCTGAAGGGCCAAGAAGGTCCAGCAAAAGAGTTTCCTTCATAAGCCCTGTTGTCACGTCTGCCGAGACTCTGACTGAAGGGCCACAAGTGCGTACTAATGAACTCGACACCACGAGGGAGAGTCTCTCAGGAGGCAGCAGCACTGCACTGAATGACCAAACACAGCCTGGTCAGGAAATGACGGACAGTGTCGACAAGCAACCGCCCGACACTCGCATTCCTGAAAAGCACCAAGACAGATCTCCCCTAAAGCCTTCATCAAAAAGATCCAGACCGGAGGAGAAAGATGCCACTTTGGAGACCACGCCAAAACGGCCCAGGGCTTCCCCAGGCAGGCGGAGAAGATCACAGATGTCTCCAGCTGACCTGAGCCCTTTTTCGGCTAGCCCCAAAGGTGATAAAAGTGTCAAAAACTCAAGAAAAGAGCAAGGAGGCAGCCCACTTGTCCCATCCACTGTTGGAAAAAAATCTCCCTGTTCTCCCTGTCCATCTGTGGGACGGACCCCCTCAGGGAGCCCTGCGGTCATGAAAAGGAACCACAAGGGCGAAACGCCGCTGCATCTAGCTGCTATAAAGGTGGGGAGGTTTCAAAATCCTTTCCCTTTCAATCAATTTCCAAACGTTTATGTAGCTAAGTGacagcaataaaacaaaaaatacatgtattagaTTGATCTGCTGGTTAAAATGTCTTCTCCTCCTGTGGGGTTTGCTCCGCTTAGTTGAACATATTAGTCTTCAGATGATCAGACAGCCGTGTTCCGGTCTGCTGAGAATTAACGGTCTTGCCGTAATCCTTGTAAACATAGCCGTAATCCCCCTCTGGATCCCAGACAAGATAATCAATGGCCCACTGTGGAGTGTGATTGATAAACAGCGGAGCTTTGGTACACCGGGATCAGCCGCTGTGTTTGAAGCCTTGCGTTTACAGCGCTGCAATTCTGACCTGAGGTTTGTTGTTCTCTCGGGGTCCTGCAGGGCAATGTGGAGGCTGTCAAGGAACTCCTGGAGCAGGGCGCTGACCCCAACCTGAAGGATAATGCTGGGTGGACCCCTCTGGTAAGTCCAATAAAAAACCTAGTGATGCATCTGCAAGCTTTATTTGTTGTGTGGAAAAACTGAGTCACAAAAATACAGATATTGGtaattgaacatttatttattttctccttgggctataaataaatgtatggcATTCATTGACAGTAACATATGGTATtcccatttatttttacatgcagtgtgaaaaatgttgtttgttggaCTAAATGGCGACACGTTTTCCCCACAGACACATTCAGTGCAGCTGTTCATTCTGCCCAAAATCTACATGTAGATATTTTCTCTAGTAAACCAACATACTTAATTATTCTGCGATTTACGGCCGGTATGAATGTGCATGAAAGCGCCACTTTTTTTGCTTAATATCtctatttattacatttttattcttcaaAACCTCCATCATAAACAATTTCTTCCACCCCTGCACTTCCATAATCATTGTGGTTTACGGCTCAGTTAATGTTAGGGTTACACAGTTTTTAAAACTCTTCAGACTTAAATACAGTGCAGTTGCTTAAATGGTTTTAATGTTATTACTTGTCAAATTACCTTCCAGTTCAAGTAGCAAACATGACCTTTAAAAACACTCGCTTTTGCGAAGCtgcttctctctttcattttaattttagatCTGCAGGTTAGGATATTATTGAAGTTTTCTTCTTAGAAGATTTTTCAAGTTGAATTTTACCAAACTATTGAAGTGTGATTGAGCTGAAACATctgatatattttcaaaatatccCATGAAAGAACTGCACATCCCTTCTAAAACATTCCCATAAAAAGATTGAAGCTCATGTCTgcatttaaaagagaaacaaactcTTTGAAAGCTCAGCAGGATGACTTCTGAGCATCACTACTCTCTGTTCCAGCATGAAGCGTGTAACCTGGGTCACCTGCCGGTTGTGGAGGTGTTGGTCTCAAGGGGGGCCCTGTTGAATACTCCTGGATATAAAAATGACTCTCCACTCCACGATGCTGTGAGGAACAGACACCCGGCCATCGTcaaactgctgctgcagcaAGGAGCCTCGCAGAGCGTACTGTAAGTCACCTCAACGGTTGGTTTATACGGGGAGTTAATTGGGTCCTCAGGTTAAGAAAAGGAGTTTTACATGTAAAACGATTCACACAGATGGCGTGTTTGCTTCGCACCGGCCCTTTTTGAGTTGTCCCTATCACTGATCAAAGACACTCATTTGTAAGAATACTCAAGTGATTCCAGTCAGGTGAGTGTCAGACCTATAAACAAgatttttgatttgatattgTTGAAATGGAGCCTTAGAACTGGTACTTGTCCTTCCGGTCATCCGGTTATCCTTGCCAAAGGGCTGCATTTTAATGCAGCACTttgcacagaaaacaaaacatagcGGTACATTGCACTTAAATTGGCCCTGTTATCCTTTTTTttggtgttccctttcctgaagtgtgtttatattgtttttgttacattttaaatggtgtgcaaaggctaaaatctcagAGTTTGCAGCAGAGAGAATGTGGTAAAAGTTGAATCGTTGTGTCGGTGAGGTAGTTTGTGATGTATTAGATACAATTAATTTCTGATATAGGTAAATAATTGAGGTagacaaaataatataaacaatataacaGAGTTTGACAACTTCccaacaaaaactaaacattagaggcagttttatatttattgcacCCCTATTGTATTACattgcatcacatcacatcataaAGGCTCTTTTGTTATTCCGGACCAGTGCGTATTGTCCCCCTCGCAAATAAATCTTCAAATTCCTGTTTCCCCATCA
This genomic stretch from Eleginops maclovinus isolate JMC-PN-2008 ecotype Puerto Natales chromosome 7, JC_Emac_rtc_rv5, whole genome shotgun sequence harbors:
- the bard1 gene encoding BRCA1-associated RING domain protein 1 isoform X1; this translates as MDNIAVVPTQDWKNTKEAVANFRQLLLCSKCSNLMTEPLCLGMCEHMLCRSCAGPGAGDGCVVCQSPAWVKDIKINRQLSSIIQLFCGLESLLNPIELPAESSLAEIQTQPQSPVFKHKKNFKIWFSPRSRKVRCTVQKPSEVTVPESTSPGKTAAAKLDTFTAPSQDLSVFNFTPSSQDSDCSSSERCKNEKRKKRSTKKTAPSRKVSVLGATEATRKQSNQKMMKNRLVAINQQWGTTEEMDALKEKELSHAEGPRRSSKRVSFISPVVTSAETLTEGPQVRTNELDTTRESLSGGSSTALNDQTQPGQEMTDSVDKQPPDTRIPEKHQDRSPLKPSSKRSRPEEKDATLETTPKRPRASPGRRRRSQMSPADLSPFSASPKGDKSVKNSRKEQGGSPLVPSTVGKKSPCSPCPSVGRTPSGSPAVMKRNHKGETPLHLAAIKGNVEAVKELLEQGADPNLKDNAGWTPLHEACNLGHLPVVEVLVSRGALLNTPGYKNDSPLHDAVRNRHPAIVKLLLQQGASQSVLNQYGKRPADYAASPEMLETFQEASEGNQCADTSLSPSASLSMVSDCVRRDEMAVFLTTKLSQTEQLQVAELGELLGGRMADTFSGSVSHVVVPEGHMPTTSSALLGLLAGCRVVKFSWVEACLQAGKWMPENEHEAGEGPQRSRINRCSLLPPLFDGCFFFLLGSFKAPSKDELTKLLREGGGQLLSRQPKPDSDVTQTLSAAAYHALPGSDQALCTQYIIFDCQGPHKPAVVRRGKVWSAPSSWIIDCIAAFRLLPVSDPQTSV
- the bard1 gene encoding BRCA1-associated RING domain protein 1 isoform X2, encoding MDNIAVVPTQDWKNTKEAVANFRQLLLCSKCSNLMTEPLCLGMCEHMLCRSCAGPGAGDGCVVCQSPAWVKDIKINRQLSSIIQLFCGLESLLNPIELPESSLAEIQTQPQSPVFKHKKNFKIWFSPRSRKVRCTVQKPSEVTVPESTSPGKTAAAKLDTFTAPSQDLSVFNFTPSSQDSDCSSSERCKNEKRKKRSTKKTAPSRKVSVLGATEATRKQSNQKMMKNRLVAINQQWGTTEEMDALKEKELSHAEGPRRSSKRVSFISPVVTSAETLTEGPQVRTNELDTTRESLSGGSSTALNDQTQPGQEMTDSVDKQPPDTRIPEKHQDRSPLKPSSKRSRPEEKDATLETTPKRPRASPGRRRRSQMSPADLSPFSASPKGDKSVKNSRKEQGGSPLVPSTVGKKSPCSPCPSVGRTPSGSPAVMKRNHKGETPLHLAAIKGNVEAVKELLEQGADPNLKDNAGWTPLHEACNLGHLPVVEVLVSRGALLNTPGYKNDSPLHDAVRNRHPAIVKLLLQQGASQSVLNQYGKRPADYAASPEMLETFQEASEGNQCADTSLSPSASLSMVSDCVRRDEMAVFLTTKLSQTEQLQVAELGELLGGRMADTFSGSVSHVVVPEGHMPTTSSALLGLLAGCRVVKFSWVEACLQAGKWMPENEHEAGEGPQRSRINRCSLLPPLFDGCFFFLLGSFKAPSKDELTKLLREGGGQLLSRQPKPDSDVTQTLSAAAYHALPGSDQALCTQYIIFDCQGPHKPAVVRRGKVWSAPSSWIIDCIAAFRLLPVSDPQTSV